One Nocardia sp. BMG111209 DNA segment encodes these proteins:
- the cas7u gene encoding type I-U CRISPR-associated RAMP protein Csb1/Cas7u — protein sequence MTILTYRDLLDACSPGGAAVLTSVTELAPAGGPHAAVAPAKFSVGKNSVFAYETRFIVDEPLVTVIIDSKQSQLNRMEQPLSIAIDDGHPVLGRTPRMRVSYGNASYTDLELPHRAFDGHIRAGTVAGTPVTEHLEYRAARDASARNARALLEMSPVSLIFGAWDSSRRTHQGRYRSALVGEIIGVLADQSATATTSPLRGGARVDPVAMSVQLPGAELEKLVRAQESELSTKTVAGLRDEIAKAKSKPLSASPLGMGGIPPTLDALGAVACRQIIRTHVLSFSALRQLRFGADAAGDAACRALLAAFALNGLARSDAELSLRANCDLRELGPAEVVLDQRYGKTAELEPLTIEEADELLATAIAGAIEKAGVRWEGQVFEVTGNLAVLRGAVDTDDDK from the coding sequence ATGACAATTCTGACATATCGGGACCTACTGGACGCATGCTCGCCCGGCGGGGCGGCGGTCCTGACGTCGGTGACGGAACTCGCGCCGGCCGGCGGTCCGCATGCCGCGGTTGCGCCGGCAAAGTTCAGCGTGGGCAAGAATTCCGTATTCGCCTACGAGACAAGGTTTATCGTCGACGAGCCGCTGGTAACGGTAATTATCGACTCCAAGCAGTCGCAGTTGAACCGTATGGAGCAACCGCTGTCGATCGCTATCGATGACGGGCACCCGGTGCTGGGCAGGACCCCGCGGATGCGGGTTTCCTATGGCAATGCCAGCTATACGGACCTCGAGTTGCCCCACAGGGCCTTCGACGGTCACATTCGCGCTGGAACCGTGGCAGGAACGCCGGTGACCGAGCACCTGGAATACCGCGCGGCGCGCGATGCTTCGGCCCGCAATGCCCGCGCACTGCTGGAGATGAGCCCGGTGAGCCTCATTTTCGGGGCCTGGGACTCGTCTCGGCGCACCCATCAGGGTCGTTACCGCAGCGCCCTGGTCGGCGAGATCATCGGAGTGCTGGCCGATCAGAGCGCAACGGCGACGACCTCGCCGTTGCGCGGCGGGGCCCGGGTGGACCCTGTGGCGATGAGTGTGCAACTGCCGGGCGCGGAGCTCGAAAAGCTGGTTCGCGCACAGGAATCCGAACTCAGTACCAAGACCGTCGCAGGCCTCCGCGACGAGATCGCGAAGGCCAAGTCGAAGCCGCTGTCGGCATCGCCGCTGGGGATGGGCGGGATCCCGCCGACGCTGGACGCTTTGGGGGCGGTGGCCTGTCGCCAGATCATACGCACCCATGTGCTGAGCTTCAGTGCGTTGCGGCAGTTGCGGTTCGGCGCAGACGCCGCAGGCGACGCGGCGTGCCGGGCGTTGCTGGCGGCGTTCGCTTTGAACGGTCTGGCGCGCTCGGATGCGGAGCTGAGCTTGCGGGCCAACTGCGATCTTCGCGAACTGGGTCCGGCGGAGGTGGTGCTGGATCAACGGTACGGCAAGACAGCGGAATTGGAGCCGCTGACGATCGAGGAGGCGGACGAACTGCTGGCGACCGCGATCGCCGGGGCCATCGAGAAGGCCGGGGTGCGTTGGGAGGGGCAGGTTTTCGAGGTGACCGGCAATCTGGCGGTCTTGCGCGGTGCGGTCGATACGGATGACGACAAATGA
- the csb2 gene encoding type I-U CRISPR-associated protein Csb2: MSNRFGIRARFPLGVYTGHRSDLTPDPFPDPARLHAALLNAAGQGSTAVVEGTELRPNDAAVAALSWLERNPPTGIRLPRTLPVASRPVTAYRAEGVVRKEQGRWVDKKVQRAYSDGVAVDGAFGWSWDGVVVPPAVAEALAVLCADVSYLGEATSPVVLEVGEVEATEVLRRDLNAYQSGGHRVRAAVPGRGEALARAHLAARPAKSPSTAGDRHTTTDSPAPGPVPAEGLTELRYVPRVAEPPAAPWRHVLLIESDREVESENRLLWCVAMHQALIARIGYGAPPLITGKYENGVRPPVNRLAIQFLDRSVTAGHGLDSPAFGLMLPGDVAAEDLLTLGGALRDLTGLRSPYGRMRVSSTGRAIEATAFWPAPLPGHRRLWRTHPAVLPETQRKRRGDRPWSLVDAALLSVGFVWRGEFPGIDARNYRGLAEAVEAAGVKAFSPTLVTRETAKYAHKMPPGVPVQPYRATIDLGFLAGDRTIAAIGQTRHLGGGLLVPLDIPADAAALMFEENR; encoded by the coding sequence ATGAGCAACCGGTTCGGAATCCGCGCGCGGTTTCCACTGGGCGTGTACACCGGGCATCGGTCCGACCTCACCCCGGATCCGTTTCCCGACCCGGCGCGGTTACATGCCGCGTTACTGAACGCGGCAGGTCAGGGGTCTACTGCCGTCGTCGAGGGAACGGAACTGCGGCCCAATGATGCGGCGGTAGCGGCGTTGAGCTGGCTGGAGAGGAATCCGCCGACCGGAATCCGGCTGCCGCGTACTCTGCCGGTGGCGAGCCGGCCGGTTACCGCGTACCGGGCCGAGGGCGTAGTGCGCAAGGAACAGGGCCGGTGGGTGGACAAGAAAGTCCAGCGCGCATATTCCGACGGGGTCGCAGTCGATGGCGCGTTCGGATGGTCGTGGGACGGTGTCGTGGTGCCGCCCGCGGTGGCAGAGGCATTGGCCGTGCTGTGTGCCGATGTCTCGTACCTGGGGGAAGCGACCAGCCCGGTGGTCCTGGAGGTCGGTGAGGTGGAGGCGACCGAGGTGCTGCGGCGTGACCTGAATGCGTATCAGTCCGGTGGTCACCGGGTGCGCGCGGCGGTTCCCGGGCGTGGCGAGGCGCTGGCCCGCGCCCACCTGGCCGCGCGCCCGGCGAAGTCGCCCAGTACCGCTGGTGACCGGCACACGACCACCGACAGTCCCGCGCCGGGCCCGGTACCGGCCGAGGGGTTGACGGAACTGCGCTATGTGCCGAGGGTTGCCGAGCCGCCGGCCGCACCGTGGCGGCATGTCCTGCTGATCGAGTCGGATCGGGAAGTAGAGTCGGAGAATCGTCTGCTGTGGTGTGTCGCCATGCATCAGGCTTTGATCGCCCGCATCGGTTACGGCGCACCACCGTTGATCACCGGCAAGTACGAGAACGGGGTCCGGCCGCCGGTGAACCGCCTGGCGATCCAGTTTCTCGACCGTTCCGTGACGGCTGGACACGGCCTCGACAGCCCGGCATTCGGGCTCATGCTGCCAGGTGATGTTGCGGCCGAGGACCTCTTGACGCTCGGTGGAGCGTTGCGTGATCTGACCGGATTGCGCAGTCCCTACGGCCGAATGCGAGTGTCATCGACAGGGCGGGCGATCGAGGCGACGGCGTTCTGGCCGGCGCCGCTGCCCGGACATCGGCGGTTGTGGCGGACGCATCCGGCGGTACTGCCCGAGACACAGCGGAAACGCCGCGGCGACCGGCCATGGTCGCTCGTGGACGCGGCGCTGTTGTCGGTCGGATTCGTCTGGCGCGGCGAGTTCCCCGGCATCGACGCCCGGAACTACCGCGGACTGGCTGAGGCGGTGGAAGCTGCTGGGGTGAAGGCATTCTCACCTACCTTGGTGACTCGCGAGACGGCGAAGTACGCGCACAAGATGCCCCCTGGGGTCCCGGTCCAGCCGTATCGGGCCACGATCGACCTGGGTTTCCTCGCCGGAGATCGGACCATCGCCGCCATCGGGCAGACCCGGCATCTCGGAGGTGGTCTGCTGGTGCCCTTGGACATTCCCGCCGATGCGGCGGCGCTCATGTTCGAGGAGAACAGATGA
- the cas3u gene encoding type I-U CRISPR-associated helicase/endonuclease Cas3, with product MSVRFDDFEEFFALSHDGHSPFRWQTRLARQLCETGRWPDRIAAPTGAGKSSVVDIHLFANALHAAGAGSRVPRRLSVVVNRRGLVDQHALHARALSELLRTADDGSLYARIADALRSLRIGDDDEPFELAMLRGGLPRDRRWLDDPGSCTIICATPDMWGSRLLMRGYGSSRYAHPREAGLLAHDSAVIVDEAHLNRQLLLTAQRVGEFAQRTAGRIGVAALQAVETTATPATPGSDGVTPADIDAEPVLARRLRTPKPVRWQGLPTWTGKAPSARYLDDLAGLVNTQHTRYGHGTSGGRTIGCVINRVDTAVRLAALLRRQGLRVEVRVGRMRPYDLDRLLAEKPGLLTATGDATTDVLIATQTVEVGVDIDLAAMVTELAPGSALAQRAGRVNRTGRSTVTEIVVVGPADPAKLGDVPPYRGDDLSAAYEWVQRRAEDPEGCAPLAITVDPAPSPKPSRTLWQRLELHDAHLLARTSDELFAQPDLELWLRDDLEPERAMAGVVVRADLPADSNTALALLHVVPPADIEAFPCTLTDANALITQVRAAPQRRRVFIWREDHLVDDPESRLRPGDIVVIDDCHPVHTEGVVVENPSSRARPVPAESLPGIHAIILDGELLTEFAEQTDEQSASTAEERWGKRQFVPGPMDPNSVRPRLSWIVVRETARGSDDEIQQEWTGTAVTLDRHSEAVAARAATVGRRVGVAEPLPEVLQLAGRCHDLGKEKDWFQRLLGRHPDEPVLAKSRRRTEYQARRARATSGMPSGWRHEQQSVLATVHELDRAAVTDTAMRDMVLRLVGLSHGRGRAGFPHSAAELLGGGTDPVARALFDTGEWDSLIERTHTVWGIWGACYLEALLRAADSRCSQEGS from the coding sequence ATGAGTGTGCGGTTCGACGACTTCGAAGAATTCTTCGCCCTCTCCCATGACGGGCACAGTCCCTTCCGCTGGCAGACCCGGCTGGCCCGGCAGCTCTGCGAGACCGGTCGCTGGCCGGACCGGATCGCCGCCCCGACGGGCGCTGGCAAGTCGAGCGTCGTCGATATTCATCTGTTCGCCAACGCATTACACGCCGCCGGTGCCGGTTCACGAGTGCCGCGGCGTCTGTCGGTGGTGGTGAACCGGCGCGGTCTGGTCGATCAGCATGCGCTCCACGCACGGGCACTGTCCGAACTACTGCGGACCGCTGACGACGGCTCGCTGTACGCACGAATAGCCGATGCGTTGCGGTCGTTGCGCATCGGTGACGACGACGAGCCGTTCGAGCTGGCGATGCTGCGTGGCGGGCTCCCACGAGACCGCCGGTGGCTCGACGACCCGGGGAGCTGCACGATCATTTGCGCCACTCCCGATATGTGGGGCAGCCGGTTGCTGATGCGCGGATACGGCTCGTCCCGTTACGCCCATCCACGGGAAGCCGGCCTACTCGCGCACGATTCGGCGGTCATCGTCGACGAGGCCCATCTGAATCGCCAATTGCTGCTCACTGCACAGCGTGTCGGCGAGTTTGCGCAGCGCACCGCCGGGCGAATCGGCGTGGCCGCATTGCAAGCGGTCGAGACCACTGCGACTCCGGCCACCCCGGGCAGCGACGGTGTCACACCGGCGGACATCGATGCGGAGCCGGTGCTGGCCCGGCGCCTACGCACACCGAAACCGGTTCGCTGGCAGGGCTTGCCGACGTGGACGGGAAAGGCACCGAGCGCCCGTTACCTCGATGATCTTGCGGGACTGGTCAATACACAACACACCCGGTACGGGCACGGCACCTCGGGCGGTCGAACCATCGGCTGCGTCATCAACCGCGTGGATACCGCCGTCCGCCTCGCTGCCCTGCTGCGCCGCCAGGGATTGCGCGTGGAAGTGCGAGTGGGGCGAATGCGCCCCTACGACCTGGACCGGCTTCTGGCCGAAAAACCGGGCCTGCTCACCGCGACCGGCGACGCTACCACCGACGTGCTGATTGCCACCCAGACCGTGGAGGTCGGTGTCGACATCGACCTCGCCGCGATGGTCACCGAGCTGGCTCCCGGCTCGGCGCTGGCGCAACGTGCCGGACGGGTGAACCGGACCGGCCGATCCACGGTCACGGAAATCGTGGTGGTCGGCCCCGCAGATCCGGCGAAACTCGGCGACGTCCCGCCGTATCGCGGTGACGACCTGTCCGCCGCGTACGAATGGGTGCAGCGACGCGCCGAAGATCCCGAAGGTTGTGCGCCACTGGCGATCACGGTCGATCCAGCACCATCGCCGAAGCCGTCCCGCACGCTCTGGCAGCGCTTGGAACTCCACGACGCGCACCTGTTGGCCCGCACCAGCGACGAGCTGTTCGCCCAGCCGGACCTCGAACTGTGGTTACGCGACGATCTCGAACCCGAGCGTGCGATGGCCGGTGTCGTCGTCCGTGCCGATCTACCCGCTGACAGCAACACGGCCCTCGCACTGCTGCACGTCGTCCCGCCCGCTGACATCGAAGCCTTCCCCTGCACGCTCACGGACGCAAACGCTCTGATCACCCAGGTCCGCGCCGCACCGCAGCGGCGCCGCGTCTTCATCTGGCGCGAGGACCATCTCGTGGACGACCCCGAGAGCCGGTTGCGCCCCGGCGATATCGTCGTCATCGACGACTGCCACCCCGTGCACACCGAGGGCGTCGTTGTCGAAAACCCCTCCAGCCGCGCCCGACCCGTCCCAGCCGAATCTCTGCCCGGAATTCACGCGATCATCCTCGATGGTGAACTGCTCACCGAATTCGCCGAGCAGACCGACGAGCAATCCGCATCGACGGCCGAAGAGCGCTGGGGGAAAAGACAATTCGTCCCCGGACCGATGGACCCGAATTCCGTCAGGCCCAGGTTGTCGTGGATCGTCGTCCGCGAGACCGCACGCGGCAGCGACGACGAGATTCAGCAGGAATGGACCGGCACCGCAGTCACTCTCGACCGGCACTCCGAAGCGGTAGCGGCACGCGCCGCCACCGTGGGCCGTCGAGTCGGCGTCGCCGAACCGTTGCCCGAGGTCCTACAGCTTGCGGGGCGCTGCCACGACCTGGGTAAGGAAAAAGACTGGTTCCAAAGGCTTCTCGGCCGTCACCCGGACGAACCAGTCCTGGCGAAGAGCCGCAGAAGAACCGAATACCAGGCCAGGCGCGCCCGTGCGACCAGCGGCATGCCCTCCGGCTGGCGCCACGAACAACAATCCGTTCTCGCCACGGTTCACGAACTCGACCGCGCCGCAGTGACCGACACCGCGATGCGCGACATGGTGCTGCGGCTCGTCGGGCTCAGCCACGGCCGCGGCCGAGCCGGATTCCCCCACAGCGCAGCCGAACTCCTCGGCGGCGGCACCGATCCCGTCGCCCGTGCCCTGTTCGACACCGGCGAATGGGACAGCCTGATCGAACGCACCCATACCGTCTGGGGCATCTGGGGAGCCTGCTACCTCGAGGCACTGCTCCGCGCCGCCGACAGCCGATGCTCCCAGGAAGGATCATGA
- the cas2 gene encoding CRISPR-associated endonuclease Cas2, whose product MLIGALSDDRPRRTHGNQEHPGRHRSRPPANAQVKWVVSATQSQLVRELLFIEAPANATACSTWHGGVAARSRAALHRGNEGIVPMWNAIPGRSSFASCSSLRLHLRCAPPYPGLAPQLIHGLHNLMSRSDTRRYLIAYDITADQRRDQLATRLSRHGDRVQYSIFVIDISPVRLVNLRAEITRIVRTAEDSTLICDLGLVHMLSADQFHRVGRTRPITGNQSIVADP is encoded by the coding sequence ATGCTGATAGGAGCACTTTCCGACGACCGGCCACGTAGAACCCACGGTAATCAGGAGCACCCCGGTAGGCACCGCTCGCGCCCGCCTGCAAATGCGCAGGTCAAATGGGTCGTTTCGGCGACCCAGTCGCAGCTCGTTCGCGAGCTGCTCTTCATCGAGGCGCCCGCCAACGCGACGGCCTGTTCGACATGGCACGGCGGTGTCGCAGCTCGTTCGCGAGCTGCTCTTCATCGAGGCAACGAGGGCATCGTCCCGATGTGGAACGCCATCCCCGGCCGCAGCTCGTTCGCAAGCTGCTCTTCATTGAGGCTTCACCTTCGCTGTGCGCCGCCGTACCCCGGCCTTGCGCCGCAGCTCATCCACGGGCTGCACAACTTGATGAGCCGCAGCGACACGCGCCGATACCTCATCGCATACGACATCACCGCCGACCAGCGACGAGACCAACTTGCCACACGTCTCAGCCGGCATGGTGATCGGGTGCAGTACAGCATTTTCGTCATCGACATCAGCCCTGTGCGACTGGTGAATCTCCGCGCCGAGATCACGAGAATCGTTCGCACGGCCGAGGATTCCACACTGATTTGCGACCTCGGACTTGTCCACATGCTGAGTGCCGACCAATTCCACCGCGTAGGCCGGACCCGGCCGATCACCGGAAATCAATCGATCGTTGCTGATCCTTGA
- the cas2 gene encoding CRISPR-associated endonuclease Cas2, whose product MVVVSDRDASRRDTHRYLIAYDVAADQRRDQLAKCLSRHGDRVQYSVFVVDISPARLVRLRAEITKIVRMAEDSILICDLGLVHTLSVDQFHYVGRTRPITGNQSIVI is encoded by the coding sequence ATGGTGGTGGTAAGCGATCGCGATGCCTCTCGCAGGGACACGCACAGATACCTCATCGCATACGACGTTGCCGCCGACCAGCGACGAGACCAACTTGCAAAATGTCTCAGCCGACATGGAGATCGGGTGCAGTACAGCGTTTTCGTCGTCGATATCAGCCCTGCACGACTGGTCCGCCTCCGCGCCGAGATCACGAAAATCGTTCGTATGGCCGAGGATTCCATACTGATTTGCGATCTCGGACTCGTCCACACGCTGAGTGTCGACCAATTCCACTACGTGGGCCGGACCCGGCCGATCACCGGAAATCAGTCAATCGTCATCTGA
- the galE gene encoding UDP-glucose 4-epimerase GalE, which produces MKVLVTGGAGYVGATVARMLLDHGHRVTIVDDLSRNDDRQIPTDADFVRCQVHDIATVLTPAAEFDAVLHFAGLIAAGESMQHPGCGWHWDNNTRASLALLEAIHTAGVQRLVFSSTAAVYGEPTELPLTETSPTTPVNTYGATKLAVDQAIGSYCRTGSLGATSLRYFNVAGAHTNPDGTMIGERHTPETHLIPLALNAAATGATFKLFGDDYPTPDGTCIRDYIGLTDLARAHLLALDATKPGEHRIYNLGNGIGYSNQQVLDAVRQITGLPLHIEISPRRPGDPAALYTSSARARDELGWTPSQPKITDIVADAWRFHQQPAH; this is translated from the coding sequence GTGAAGGTTCTGGTCACCGGCGGCGCCGGCTACGTCGGCGCCACCGTCGCCCGCATGCTGCTGGACCACGGCCACCGCGTCACGATCGTCGACGACCTCTCCCGCAACGACGACCGCCAGATCCCCACCGACGCCGACTTCGTCCGCTGCCAAGTCCACGACATCGCCACCGTCCTGACCCCCGCCGCCGAATTCGACGCGGTACTCCATTTCGCCGGCCTCATCGCCGCCGGAGAGTCCATGCAGCACCCCGGATGCGGATGGCACTGGGACAACAACACCCGCGCCTCCCTCGCCCTGCTGGAAGCCATCCACACCGCAGGAGTGCAGCGACTGGTCTTCTCCTCCACCGCCGCCGTCTACGGCGAGCCGACCGAACTGCCACTCACCGAGACCTCACCGACCACCCCAGTAAACACCTACGGCGCAACGAAATTGGCCGTAGACCAGGCCATCGGCTCCTACTGCCGCACCGGCTCACTCGGCGCGACATCCCTGCGGTACTTCAACGTCGCAGGCGCCCACACCAACCCCGACGGCACCATGATCGGCGAACGCCACACCCCCGAAACCCATCTCATCCCACTCGCACTGAACGCCGCCGCCACCGGCGCCACATTCAAGCTGTTCGGCGACGACTACCCAACCCCCGACGGCACCTGCATCCGCGACTACATCGGCCTGACCGACCTCGCCCGAGCCCACCTCCTCGCCCTGGACGCGACAAAGCCCGGCGAACACCGAATCTACAACCTGGGCAACGGCATCGGATACAGCAACCAACAGGTCCTAGACGCAGTCCGCCAGATCACCGGCCTGCCCTTGCACATCGAAATCTCCCCCCGCCGCCCAGGAGATCCCGCCGCCCTCTATACCTCATCGGCCCGCGCCCGCGACGAACTCGGCTGGACACCGAGTCAGCCGAAAATCACCGACATCGTCGCTGACGCCTGGCGATTCCACCAGCAGCCTGCGCACTGA
- a CDS encoding phosphomethylpyrimidine synthase ThiC → MSSSSADIQFIETCAAEDLAPEDAAAAIATGQLVFLRSAASRIQPDFSPLLVGAGTRRKISALIGLGPKDTDRDKIVQAMSVILAARPDAVMDLTTNPEGIALRRELKEIVGVLLGACVTYDLFTEPRKKLSRNEFLERFEHGLAGGIDFVLAHFGMSPALAEMMTRSDRIMPTTSRGGGLIDRYMRIHQCDNPLLEHLDGIIDICRRLEVVVDLGDVFRPGATADAGDETKWAEIQLLADVRKQILAGGVQVLCESGGHIPLHRIGELIPAYKEALGGAPLWLAGPMVIDNAVSLDSIVNTIGIATAGACGGDMFASITQAEHYAMPSAGDTAAAVRNARVAITALELSRGNATEITRQAAMSRARRKNAWKTQAEHAMYPDLANQVFLQQDLLTDGKPCTICGIYCPHVVTAKAGR, encoded by the coding sequence ATGAGCTCGTCGAGCGCCGACATTCAGTTCATCGAAACTTGCGCCGCGGAAGACCTCGCTCCCGAGGATGCGGCTGCAGCCATTGCGACGGGGCAGCTGGTTTTCCTGCGCAGTGCCGCGAGCCGTATCCAGCCAGACTTTTCGCCGCTGCTCGTCGGCGCCGGTACGCGTCGCAAGATCAGTGCCCTGATCGGACTGGGCCCGAAGGACACCGACCGCGACAAGATCGTGCAGGCGATGAGCGTGATCCTGGCCGCCCGACCGGATGCGGTAATGGACCTGACCACCAACCCCGAAGGGATCGCGTTGCGCCGCGAACTCAAGGAGATCGTGGGTGTGCTGCTCGGGGCTTGCGTTACCTATGACCTGTTCACGGAGCCGCGAAAGAAGTTGTCGCGCAACGAATTTTTGGAACGATTCGAACACGGCCTGGCTGGTGGGATCGATTTCGTGCTCGCCCATTTCGGTATGAGCCCGGCACTGGCGGAGATGATGACCCGCTCCGACCGGATCATGCCCACCACCTCACGCGGAGGTGGGCTGATAGACCGATACATGCGAATCCACCAGTGCGACAACCCGTTACTGGAACACCTTGACGGCATCATCGATATCTGCCGTCGGCTGGAGGTGGTTGTGGACCTCGGCGACGTCTTCCGCCCCGGAGCCACCGCCGATGCGGGAGACGAGACGAAATGGGCGGAGATCCAGCTGCTTGCCGACGTTCGCAAGCAGATCCTGGCCGGCGGGGTACAGGTTCTCTGTGAATCCGGCGGCCATATCCCGTTGCATCGAATCGGCGAGCTGATCCCCGCGTACAAGGAAGCGCTCGGCGGGGCACCGCTGTGGCTGGCGGGACCGATGGTCATCGACAATGCCGTATCTCTGGACTCGATCGTCAACACCATCGGTATCGCCACCGCCGGTGCCTGCGGCGGCGACATGTTCGCCTCCATCACCCAGGCGGAGCACTACGCGATGCCGTCGGCCGGAGATACCGCCGCCGCGGTTCGTAATGCGCGCGTCGCAATCACAGCCCTGGAACTGAGTCGCGGCAACGCGACCGAGATCACCCGCCAGGCGGCGATGAGCCGGGCCCGCCGCAAGAACGCCTGGAAAACCCAGGCCGAGCACGCGATGTATCCGGATCTGGCCAACCAGGTCTTCCTGCAACAGGATCTGCTCACCGACGGCAAGCCGTGCACGATCTGCGGAATCTACTGTCCGCACGTGGTGACAGCAAAGGCCGGGCGGTAG
- a CDS encoding helix-turn-helix domain-containing protein, with product MRNRYQCQLCSNATAVDAAAGLCAVCARSAGFRRPLPADFFTTEEMRVALAQHDFGVVFTEIRRRTGLSQSQLAALVGLSQARVSEVEGGMRRLAGVTSIARISTVFAVPAQLLGFHVNTASEAGSLASEEVDWVDRRDFVTLATAAALGSRLHPELERLAALLPDRLEPISRLHIGDSDIDAVEAISDGFRRWDLAHGGGLCRTAALSQLQQVAVLDDAVCTPSVRARLYVATAELASMAGWLAYDVEDHNAARRLWTYALHTAQRAEESPRSTDLMTLILLDMAHQALHLRRPKDALSFAQLAAATSTSRRHPVSQITAGYIQAVIAWCWAALGKADSTNRALAESRRRYDAASADTTPPWAWFVTDAEIAAQQGHSLYLLSATQPRFAEAAVTRLTVAVQGHAAEHERSRAVVLPTLAVAHFRVGDTDSAVRVGREAVSAVSTLSSRRCYARLRDLDTVAAHHQQLPAVLELRAELAAAPAG from the coding sequence ATGCGAAACCGATACCAGTGCCAATTGTGCTCGAATGCGACCGCCGTCGACGCTGCCGCGGGTCTGTGTGCCGTATGCGCGCGATCCGCCGGCTTCCGCCGGCCGCTGCCCGCCGACTTCTTCACCACCGAGGAGATGCGGGTCGCATTGGCACAGCACGACTTCGGCGTCGTGTTCACTGAGATCCGTAGACGCACCGGATTGTCCCAGTCCCAGCTCGCAGCCCTGGTCGGGTTGAGTCAGGCGCGGGTCTCCGAGGTCGAAGGGGGGATGCGGCGGCTCGCCGGAGTCACATCGATCGCCCGGATCTCGACAGTGTTCGCGGTGCCTGCGCAACTACTCGGCTTCCACGTGAACACCGCCTCCGAGGCCGGTAGCCTGGCCAGCGAGGAGGTGGACTGGGTGGACCGAAGAGACTTCGTCACCCTGGCGACCGCGGCAGCGCTCGGATCACGTCTACATCCGGAGCTCGAGCGATTGGCCGCCTTGCTTCCCGACCGGCTCGAGCCGATCAGCAGACTCCATATCGGCGACTCCGACATCGATGCGGTCGAAGCAATCAGCGACGGATTCCGGCGCTGGGACCTTGCTCACGGCGGCGGACTGTGCCGCACCGCGGCCCTCAGCCAATTGCAGCAGGTCGCCGTACTCGACGACGCCGTCTGCACACCGAGTGTTCGAGCTCGGTTGTATGTCGCTACCGCCGAACTGGCGAGCATGGCCGGGTGGCTGGCCTACGACGTCGAGGATCACAACGCCGCGCGGAGGCTGTGGACTTATGCTCTGCACACCGCGCAGCGCGCCGAGGAAAGTCCTCGTTCGACCGACCTCATGACTCTCATCCTGCTCGATATGGCTCACCAAGCGTTGCACCTGCGTCGGCCGAAAGACGCGCTGTCCTTCGCCCAGCTTGCTGCAGCGACGTCCACCAGCCGGCGACATCCGGTATCGCAGATCACTGCCGGCTACATACAGGCGGTCATTGCCTGGTGCTGGGCTGCACTCGGCAAAGCCGATTCCACGAACAGAGCGCTGGCCGAATCTCGGCGTCGCTACGATGCGGCGAGTGCCGACACGACGCCACCGTGGGCATGGTTCGTCACCGACGCAGAAATCGCTGCCCAACAGGGACATTCGCTGTACCTGCTGTCTGCGACCCAACCTCGATTCGCCGAGGCGGCGGTCACCCGACTGACCGTGGCGGTGCAGGGGCACGCAGCCGAACATGAACGCAGCCGCGCCGTCGTCCTGCCTACCCTTGCGGTCGCGCATTTCCGCGTCGGCGACACCGACTCGGCAGTCCGGGTCGGACGCGAAGCTGTCTCCGCCGTGAGCACGCTTTCCTCACGACGCTGCTACGCGCGCTTACGTGACCTGGATACCGTGGCGGCACACCACCAGCAGCTACCGGCCGTACTGGAATTACGAGCCGAGCTCGCCGCCGCTCCGGCAGGGTGA